Proteins from a genomic interval of Nocardia sp. BMG51109:
- a CDS encoding lipid II flippase MurJ, whose amino-acid sequence MPPSGPPPGPRPGGPPPGAHPGTPPAPPRRGAPPHAGGPVPPPGPPPGRRPPAADPIDGPTRRIPRPDRAGDPARPEPRPQPRHRPSAPPDRPARADRPGPHRTAPQAAVAQRESPNARLVRDSGSIALATLVSRITGFGKQLLLLTVLGPAIASGFTVASTMPTMVEQLVLGAVLTAFVVPTLVRAEKEDPDGGSAFVRRLITAAVTVLAFTALLCTAAAPLLIKYVFLSDDGKVSTTLTTALAFLLLPAILFYGISSLLMAILNTRENFKPGAWAPVLNNLVVLVVLGLYAITPGEITLDPVRMSDPKLLLLGGGVTLGVVVQAASMMPAIRRAGIDLRPLWGVDARLKQFGGMAGAVILYVFISQAGMVFGTRISSHADEAGPAIYNNAYLLLQLPYGVLGVTVLTAIMPRLSRNAADDDTPAVVDDLSAATRLTMIALIPVVLFLTIAGPQVGTALYGYGNWGTDDAARLGQAVSWSAFMLIPYALVLIHLRVFYAREQAWTPTWIILGITAVRIVLSAAAPLVVDDDHVVVALGVATGLGYAAGAVIGAWLLHRSLGDLRMSNVGRTITRVVLASVAGAAVALIIDQLLGLSRLHSGMGSLFRVVIDALVMFGLSFGLMRLAGIPEIVAITVAISRRLGITPPAPDLGLGEGEADVHDTMVLPRPDLDAPYYYRYDPYLDSQQTMVLPVIRPGAVDRTGGGEFPYPVRQRNANAGSGTRGAGDAGTRAESDFGRVGDVPGAPPTYRTSTHQGEGGTRVSDDAAGGVPAADPADAAGAVRTDNVPPGQTPADHTADQGMGDAEQSAAPPPEDEPAGDDRSEPPRDPAYDTGMLPVGSPEMPPMRVEPPSRRGPRGPKLMPGASVAGGRYRLLADHGGSRGLRFWQALDVKLDREVALTFVDADQKAADNAGHDGPQAILSRTLRLGRINSPGLARVLDVVRGSSGGIVVAEWTPGRSLREMAETQPSPIGAARSIRVLAAAAELAHRGGGALSIDHPDRIRISASGDAVLAFPGTLADSDAQSDVRGLGAMLYALITARWPIRGGGVSGTAATVGGLRPADYGADGTPVEPRQIRPETPFEISAVAVRSLESNKGVRTAATVQHVLEQASVVDQKTDFIPVLRLGQRATSAPDESLADPELLAQEKERSQRMLWILVGLGVLAALVVGVIIWWLLSIFAPSNSEAPLNEQRKLGLTTANVAPVNPNTGSPEPSATTPGSVPVRATGATVFSPEGTPDSPGNIGAVLDGNPTTTWHTDQYFQQFPALKKGVGVVTTLGSPSKPTKAIIDSPTPGTVVEIRTSPTATPTLDQTQLIGQATLADGATEIPLRADQPGRYVLVWITNLAESGGQFQTTFADIRFEAAP is encoded by the coding sequence ATGCCACCGAGCGGTCCGCCGCCCGGTCCCCGGCCGGGCGGTCCGCCTCCGGGCGCCCATCCCGGGACGCCCCCGGCACCACCGCGTCGCGGTGCGCCACCCCATGCCGGCGGACCCGTTCCGCCACCCGGACCTCCGCCGGGCCGGCGCCCACCCGCGGCGGATCCGATCGACGGTCCCACCCGGCGTATCCCGCGACCGGACCGGGCCGGCGATCCGGCGCGTCCCGAACCCCGGCCGCAACCCCGGCACCGGCCGTCCGCGCCACCCGACCGGCCCGCCCGCGCCGACCGTCCGGGGCCGCACCGCACCGCACCGCAGGCCGCGGTCGCGCAGCGGGAGAGCCCGAATGCGCGACTGGTCCGGGACTCCGGCTCCATCGCGCTCGCGACGCTGGTCAGCCGGATCACCGGCTTCGGCAAGCAGCTGCTGCTACTGACCGTGCTCGGCCCGGCCATCGCCAGCGGCTTCACCGTCGCCAGCACCATGCCGACGATGGTCGAGCAGCTGGTCCTGGGCGCCGTGCTGACGGCGTTCGTGGTGCCGACGCTGGTGCGGGCCGAGAAGGAGGATCCGGACGGCGGCTCCGCATTCGTGCGGCGCCTGATCACCGCGGCGGTCACGGTGCTGGCCTTCACGGCGCTGCTCTGCACGGCGGCCGCACCGCTGCTGATCAAATACGTATTCCTGTCCGACGACGGCAAGGTCAGCACCACGCTGACGACCGCGCTGGCCTTTCTGCTGCTGCCGGCCATCCTGTTCTACGGCATCTCGTCGCTGCTGATGGCGATCCTGAACACCCGGGAGAACTTCAAGCCGGGCGCCTGGGCACCGGTGCTGAACAATCTCGTCGTCCTCGTCGTCCTGGGCCTGTACGCGATCACCCCGGGCGAGATCACCCTGGACCCGGTCCGGATGAGCGACCCCAAGCTGCTGCTGCTGGGCGGTGGCGTCACCCTGGGCGTCGTCGTGCAGGCGGCAAGCATGATGCCGGCAATCCGGCGCGCGGGTATCGATCTGCGGCCGCTGTGGGGGGTCGACGCGCGGCTGAAACAGTTCGGCGGCATGGCGGGCGCCGTCATCCTCTACGTATTCATCAGCCAGGCCGGCATGGTGTTCGGCACCCGGATCTCCTCGCACGCCGACGAGGCCGGACCGGCCATCTACAACAACGCCTACCTGCTGCTGCAGTTGCCGTACGGCGTCCTCGGCGTCACGGTACTGACCGCCATCATGCCGCGCCTGAGCCGCAATGCCGCCGACGACGACACCCCCGCGGTGGTCGACGACCTCTCGGCCGCCACCCGGCTGACGATGATCGCGCTGATCCCGGTGGTGCTGTTCCTGACCATCGCCGGGCCGCAGGTCGGCACCGCGCTGTACGGCTACGGCAACTGGGGGACCGACGACGCCGCTCGCCTCGGCCAGGCGGTGAGCTGGTCGGCGTTCATGCTCATTCCCTACGCCCTGGTCCTGATCCACCTCCGCGTCTTCTACGCCCGCGAGCAGGCGTGGACGCCCACCTGGATCATCCTCGGCATCACCGCCGTCCGGATCGTGCTCTCGGCGGCGGCGCCGTTGGTGGTGGACGACGACCACGTCGTGGTCGCCCTGGGCGTGGCCACCGGCCTCGGGTACGCCGCCGGCGCGGTGATAGGCGCCTGGCTGCTGCACCGCAGTCTGGGCGATCTGCGGATGTCCAATGTCGGCCGCACCATCACCCGGGTCGTGCTGGCGTCGGTCGCCGGTGCCGCGGTGGCGCTCATCATCGACCAGTTGCTCGGGTTGTCGCGCTTGCACAGCGGGATGGGCTCGCTGTTCCGGGTCGTCATCGACGCCCTGGTCATGTTCGGTCTCTCTTTCGGGCTGATGCGGCTGGCCGGTATTCCGGAGATCGTGGCCATCACCGTGGCGATCTCCCGCCGCCTCGGCATCACGCCGCCCGCGCCCGACCTCGGTCTCGGCGAGGGCGAGGCGGATGTACACGACACCATGGTGCTGCCGCGGCCCGACCTCGATGCGCCGTACTACTACCGGTACGACCCATATCTCGACAGCCAGCAGACCATGGTCCTACCTGTTATCCGACCCGGTGCCGTTGACCGCACCGGCGGGGGTGAGTTCCCGTACCCTGTTCGGCAGAGAAACGCAAACGCCGGTTCCGGCACCCGCGGGGCCGGCGATGCCGGTACCCGCGCGGAGTCGGATTTCGGCCGAGTCGGCGACGTCCCCGGTGCGCCGCCGACATATCGAACTTCGACACACCAGGGCGAAGGAGGCACGAGGGTGAGCGACGACGCGGCGGGAGGTGTCCCGGCCGCCGACCCTGCCGACGCGGCAGGCGCAGTGCGCACCGACAACGTCCCGCCCGGGCAGACGCCGGCCGACCACACCGCCGACCAGGGCATGGGCGACGCCGAGCAGTCCGCGGCGCCGCCGCCGGAGGACGAGCCGGCCGGTGACGATCGATCGGAGCCACCGCGCGACCCGGCCTACGACACCGGAATGCTCCCGGTCGGATCCCCGGAGATGCCGCCCATGCGGGTCGAACCGCCCTCGCGGCGCGGCCCGCGTGGTCCCAAGCTGATGCCGGGCGCATCGGTCGCCGGTGGCCGGTACCGCCTGCTGGCGGATCACGGCGGATCCCGCGGCCTGCGGTTCTGGCAGGCACTGGATGTGAAGCTGGACCGCGAGGTCGCGCTGACGTTCGTGGATGCCGATCAGAAGGCGGCCGACAACGCCGGCCACGACGGACCGCAGGCTATTCTGTCGCGCACGCTGCGCCTGGGCCGGATCAATTCGCCCGGCCTGGCTCGCGTGCTCGACGTGGTCCGCGGCAGTTCCGGCGGCATAGTGGTGGCCGAGTGGACACCCGGCAGGTCGCTGCGGGAGATGGCCGAGACCCAGCCGTCGCCGATCGGCGCGGCCCGCTCGATCCGGGTTCTGGCCGCGGCGGCCGAACTGGCCCATCGCGGCGGCGGCGCGCTATCGATCGACCACCCCGACCGGATACGCATCAGCGCCTCCGGCGATGCCGTGCTCGCCTTCCCGGGCACGCTGGCCGACTCCGATGCCCAGTCCGACGTGCGCGGGCTCGGCGCGATGCTGTATGCGCTGATCACCGCCCGCTGGCCGATTCGCGGCGGCGGCGTCAGCGGTACCGCCGCGACGGTCGGCGGACTGCGGCCGGCCGACTACGGCGCCGACGGCACCCCTGTGGAACCGCGGCAGATCCGGCCCGAGACCCCGTTCGAGATCTCCGCGGTCGCGGTGCGTTCGCTCGAGTCCAACAAGGGCGTGCGCACGGCCGCCACGGTGCAGCACGTGCTGGAACAGGCCTCGGTGGTCGATCAGAAGACCGACTTCATCCCGGTCCTGCGCCTGGGCCAGCGGGCGACGAGCGCCCCCGACGAATCGCTGGCCGACCCGGAGCTGCTGGCCCAGGAGAAAGAACGCTCGCAGCGGATGCTGTGGATTCTCGTCGGGCTCGGCGTGCTCGCGGCGCTGGTGGTCGGCGTCATCATCTGGTGGCTGCTGAGTATCTTCGCCCCGAGCAATTCCGAGGCGCCGCTGAACGAGCAGCGCAAGCTCGGCCTGACCACCGCGAATGTGGCTCCGGTCAACCCGAATACGGGTTCGCCGGAGCCCTCGGCGACCACCCCGGGCAGCGTCCCGGTGCGCGCCACCGGCGCCACGGTGTTCTCGCCCGAGGGCACGCCGGACAGTCCGGGCAACATCGGGGCGGTACTGGACGGCAATCCCACCACCACCTGGCACACCGACCAGTACTTCCAGCAGTTCCCGGCGTTGAAGAAGGGCGTGGGCGTCGTAACCACCCTCGGCAGCCCCAGCAAGCCGACCAAGGCGATCATCGACTCGCCGACCCCGGGCACGGTGGTGGAGATCCGTACCTCGCCGACGGCCACGCCGACCCTCGACCAGACGCAGCTGATCGGCCAGGCCACCCTGGCCGACGGCGCCACCGAGATCCCGCTGCGCGCCGACCAGCCGGGCCGCTACGTACTGGTCTGGATCACCAACCTGGCCGAGTCCGGCGGCCAGTTCCAGACGACGTTCGCCGACATTCGCTTCGAAGCCGCGCCCTGA